The genomic segment GAGGTGCTGTGACTCAGATAGTAGGCCTTCTCATACTCCGCTGGGGATGTCCATCCGATCGGCTCGAGGAGCCGCGTGTTGTTGAACCAATAGACCCATTCCAGGGTGGCGAACTCCACGTCCTCGATGGTGCGCCAGGGGCCGCGGCGACGGATGACCTCGGTCTTGTACAGGCCGTTGATCGTCTCGGCGAGAGCGTTGTCGAAGGCGTCACCGACGCTGCCGACCGAGCAGGCGATGCCGGCCTCGGCTAGCCGGTCGGTGTAGCGGATCGAGACGTATTGCACGCCCCTGTCGCTGTGATGCACGCACTCGCCCCGATGAGGTCGTGCATGCAGTGCCTGCTCGAGGGCGTCGAGCGCCAGGTCTGTTCGCAGCGAGCTCGACACCCTCCAGCCGACGATGAGGCGAGAGAAGACATCGACGACGAAGGCGACGTAAACGAAGCCGGCCCAGGTGGCGACGT from the Deltaproteobacteria bacterium genome contains:
- a CDS encoding IS3 family transposase, producing the protein RVWDESYGGVYGAEKVWRQLVQEGTSVARCTVERLMRAMGLRGAVRGRAFTRTTVAGGAAAQPLDLVRREFRASRPNQLWVADLTYVATWAGFVYVAFVVDVFSRLIVGWRVSSSLRTDLALDALEQALHARPHRGECVHHSDRGVQYVSIRYTDRLAEAGIACSVGSVGDAFDNALAETINGLYKTEVIRRRGPWRTIEDVEFATLEWVYWFNNTRLLEPIGWTSPAEYEKAYYLSHSTSEKAA